A window of Macaca thibetana thibetana isolate TM-01 chromosome 7, ASM2454274v1, whole genome shotgun sequence genomic DNA:
gggtgacagcaagacgccgtctcaaaaaaagaaaagaaaggaaaatagtgatgaaaaagttaattttcaatATCCATGTAAAATGATTTTTACTGGTTTCTCTCAACACACAGACAGGAAGTAATATTGACATTTAAATTATAATGTGCTTTAACTTTTCACTTTCTATTCACCCACATTCATGGCTCATTTTtggccaaaaataaataatatttgcacTAGATTATTAGGATTTTCCAGGACCATTACTACCAGCCTGGCTTTGAATCTACTCTCGCCTCTTTGGAGAGAGGTTGATGAATATGGCTCTTAAAGAAGTAATTCTGCAAGATGAATCCTATATTATCTATGATAATTTAATTGGGAATTTTCCCTTCTTCTGGATGAAGAATAATATtccacttgttttgtttttgctgtttcgTTTTTTAACTTTTCACAGATAAATCTATGCAGAAATGGATATATACAGATCTGTTGaggcagaaagaagagagggaaaaaccCACTCCTTGTTTCTACACTTTTGCACTTAGCAACAGTTTGCCTGATTGAAGGATTTGTGAAtggttctcctttttttttttttcttttttgagatggagtcttgctctggtgcccagactggagtgcagtggtgcaattttggctcactgcaacctccacctttcgggttcaagcaattctcctgcctcagcctcccaagtagctgggattacaggcgcacgccaccacgcccagctaatttttgtattttcagtagagacggggtttcaccacattggccaggctggtctcaaactcctgatcttagctgatccaccctccttggcctccaaagtgctgggattataggtgtgagccaccacacccggccaaataGCTCTTATAAGGGACTTAAGACTAGAAAACCACTCACGTTTAATTTCAATATGCATATTCTGCACACTATCTGCTGAAATTGGGAAAATGCAATGTATTTTTTGAGTTAAGCCTACTGCTTAGGAATGTAACAATTACAAATCACATTCACAAAAGTAGCTCACCTTATTCACCATTTTAAACAACATATATGTGCActgtaaaaataagtttttaaaaactcaatgtgATGTTAGCCTATACACAGCTGAATTATCAAAAGGAAACCAGACTTTGTTATATCAGAGGTCATTAAAAAGCTTATGGCATAccataagtgctcaataaatacatcTTCCTCCCCCAAAGCACTCCAATCTCCATATGCCGTTTTAGCAACTCCCTGTATGTTATGTCACTTTATACTGCAATCTGTGCTGACTTCCTCCAATCCAGAAGTGACTGCATTTCAGTGGTAGAGTTTTATAAACTTGACTTAATCTTTAGCACTTCTGCGCTGGAATTGTACCTTTTAAGTTCTAGAGATGATAAATCTCTCATTTGTTACTGAGTAAGAAATGCCACAAATGTATAAAAGAATTCTTCATTAAGCTTGTTTTTCCTGCCATGACTCTGGAGAGTAAGTCACTGGAGaagattgtttattttattatcatcagAGGCCATTTCATTAACCAGCTGTTCTACTGACAACTGAATAGCATTCTTGACAAGAGAAGAGGCTGTTTCAATTAAGAGTGTTTCATATTGTTCTGAAGTTCTATCCTCAAAACCATTATCATTAGCAAAAACCCCTACTTGCTCATTTTCAGTTGAAATTAAGAATTGCTTAGGGACATTTTTTGATTTCTTAACATCAAATTCACTGATTTCAGTGtctgtaataataatagcaattgGCTCTATTCGTTTGCTTTCTTCTAATTTGGACTTCTCTTCAGTGAtcccattttctttaaaatctgatTCTTGGCTCAATTCAGTATCTTTTGGCTTAGTTTCTTCAGCTACAATCTCTCTACTTTCATAGTCTTTCCCATTTGGTGCACTTTTTAGGATATTGTTACTGGCTTCTTCCATAATTTgttgagctgggattgcaggtaaaGGTGGAACATCAGAAAGTACTGTTTGCTGATGGTCTGTTTCTGAAGTTTCAAGTGGGCCTGCTTGCTGGGGTTGAACATCTTGTTTTTCCTTGACCGTTTCAATTTCTTCAAGGATTAGAGTTCCCGTTTGAATAGCAGAATGCCCATCATCTAATCCAAGTTCTACTGAAATCACTTTCTCTCCAGAAGTTATGCTATTGCTCACATTTGATTCACAGACTTCATCACCATCTTTCCGTGAGATGCCTTCACTTAGATCCTGGGTTGACTTAGCCTTTGTTGCCTGATCATTCAATGGGGTCTGTGTTTGTATATCCAAaatttcagcttcttcctggacTTTGATGCTGCAGTCTGAGTCTTCTATAATTTTGGAATGATTACTCCTTTTTGGCCCTCTTGGGAATTTTATGCAGGGAATCTTAAGTCTagattttgcctttttcttagaAAGATCAGCATCCTCAGTGTTTATTGCAGGTTGCACTTCAGCCTCCAATAACTTTTGCTGCTTTGAAGACTCTGACCTTTTCCTGCGTGTTACAAGACGTTTGAGTGAGGCCCAGGCCCCCCGTGGGGGCTCTGGCTGATCAGAAGCTCCTGCTTCTTGGGGACACTTCCTTGCCACATCAGCAGCTTCAGAGCCAACTTTGGGCTTCAGTGCTTTAgctgctttctttcttctcttgaaGCAAAGCATGGATgccttttccttctgtctttcagCCCCAGGACTACCTTCTGCTGATCTCTTCTCATCCTTGTTTTCTACATGAATTTCTGAAACTGTGGTTTCCATTTTTACACTGTACTCTTATTCTCTAGAAAACTATATTCTCTCTTCCTTAGCAGCCTTTTGTGACAAAAAGATGGGCAAAAATGTCACACTAGGTAAAATTTCATCCAGGCATATTCATACCTTTCATCTTACTCCATACAGTTGTTTTAGGTGGTTTCTCTAGTATAGAAATGCCCAGTTTCTCTATTGCTTGTAAtttctctctttaatttcttGATGAAAGCcttttcttgaataaatttttgctttatttaaagaTCAACCtgatgagagaaaagaaagtggtaTTTTATTTCACTATGAGCCTATTATTTTCTATGGAGACTATTTCAGCTGAATGTATAAGATTCTACCAGGCATATTTTCCATATAATAATGAAATGACTGGAGAATAAACGTTGGGGTTTACTTTGGCCCTATTAAAGAGTTCAATGTGATTCTATTGTTTTATCCTCTTTGTTGAAACTTCATTTTGGATTACCCTGCAAGTCTGATATTATTAGTTCTTTAGTTGTGTTGTCTGTGTGAATTGCTTATGGCTCTAAAGTGCAAATTAAGCAAACAACAGGAAGAACAAAAAATGAAGTGAAGGATGAAAAACAagctaatgtattttttatcacactcaataaataattttaaagctgcAAAGGACTTTAGAGATTATTTGAGATTACTCAAATCCAGccagatgacaaaactgaactCCAGAGGGGAGCAATTGTCTTGTTAAAAGCCATGCAGCTAGATAAGGTCATAGCCAGAGTTAGAACTAGAGACTTTGACTCTCTAGTTTTTCCATTATAACATAAGGTTTCTGTTCTAAAAATGTATGTTCCATCAAGGAAGTGCTACTTTTCATACATATTCTTAGGAAAATTTAGCATTACTGTCATTTCCCACTCTTAAATTAGTTgtataattttgacattttcatttaaGTACTGTATTTGCTGTATCACATGTTTCCACCATAATCTGCACATAGTTGGAGGTCAGTAAGAGTAacaatagctgacatttattgagcaattctTGGGTATTAGGCGGTGCACACACTTTTACATACATCTGTAATCCTCACCACAGTATTACAAAGATGGTGGTATCACCATCTACAGATGAAGCAATTTGGCTGAGATTAAGGCAGAGCTGTAACAGAGCTCAGATTAAACACAAGATTGCTTGTTGCTTAAAGCTTATGTTCTGAAACTGGGCTTTAAGAGTTTCATCAGAAAATGGATTGTTTGGGGATACTAATCTGCAGTATATTCattagtaaaaaaatttaaaaattgattaatgGTCATTTAATCACAAGGCACTTATCAACTCATAATTGAACCAAGAGTAGTCTGAGTTCTTGTTATTTGAAAACCAAGCTTTTGAAATTCtttaagccgggcacggtggctcaagcctgtaatcccagcactttgggaggctgagacgggcggatcacaaggtcaggagatcgagaccatcctggctaacacggtgaaaccccgtctctactaaaaaatacaaaaaactagccgggcgaggtggcgggcgtctgtggtcccagctactccggaggctgaggcaggagaatggcgtaaacccgggaggcggagcttgcagtgagctgagatccggccactgcactccagcctgggcgacagagccagactcagtctcaaaaaaaaaaaaaaagaaaaaaaagaaattctttatattttgctttttcgGTTCAGGAACTAATTTAACAGCCAAAAATAGGTTGATAAACTATGCAATTGGCAAACTGTTAGATAATACAAACGTGTATTGAAAATTTAATCCTCAGAATGGTATGATGGCACCAAAGAATGGAAATGGGAAGTGATTATCTAACAAAGATCCTATGAATTTTAGTGGGTGGATGCCCTAAAATAAGCAAAGGGACTCattctttatattgtttttatgtaAATCCTTCACTGAAGTTTCATTTGGGTAACCCATAATTTTATGAACTGTGGAAAGAACTGGAACCCTGAAAATCAGTTTATGATCTAAGTAAATATTCTCTTAGGTTGGGTGTTTCATACTGTATGCCTCTAACAGAAAGATAAAGTCATTCTAGAACAATGACGGAACTAAAATATGAACATTTGACAGTGTTTCTCCCCACATTTATGTTTCAGTGAGCACTAGAACCTCAGCTGATAACTCTGTTTAAATCTTCTCACCTCTTGTGAGTTTTCAACACCTGAGCACTTTTGTTAAGCAGAGGCTGTATTACCACATAATAGAAATATTGAAATGAGATGTTCAGGAGTGTATCATTTGAAACTAACGTGGATTGCGCAAAGACAATGGTTTGAGAAGCTCACTTGAATGTGTCTCACACACTAGAAATAAAACGAATGCccaaacagaaacttaactgaAGGGGGAAAATAATGCAGTCTGTAGACATTAAAACTTTGCAGAATGTCAGACTGCAAAGGATTCGCTCTTAACCAGCAAGGGTAGCTTTATCGCCTCAGGAAATCTTAAAGTCCCTGTGCTCATTTCCTGATAGAATTTCAAGTCTCATGTCACAGAAAAcactccctttcctttttcccttaagCAGCAAAGAACATCCACTACCCGAGGAAAGCAATGCATCTTTCCCAGCACCAGATATGGACCACGAAGGTTCCTCCTGGAGGAAGGAATCTCGAATTCTGGCTTGACGCCCCTTATGGCAGGAGACAGAGCGCAGGATAAAGTACTCAAAAAGGAAAATGCCGGGGGCGTGGAACAGATAACCCAGCTTCAAGCTGTCTGCAGAATTATAATGTAATGGCCAGAAACCCAGAATCACATTTCGCAAAGAgggataaagaaggaaaaaagccaCCGGCAACCCATGCTTCTAAGACAAGCTGTAACGCGAAGGTGATAGGTGGGCAGACCTGATGAGGGTCGTCCTGGCCGCGGATTCCTGCGGACAAGCGACCTCCCGCGTTCTTACTCCCAGCACCTCAGGGGGCTCACATCCCCCATGTCCAGTGGGCGCCTCTTGCCCACTCCGCGGTCCGCTGACCGGACACTGCCCCCGACCCTCCTCTCCAGCAGGCTCCCCGCCCTGCCTTTACTCACGTAGGGCGTCGGGGTCCTTGGCCAACATTGCTCCCAAGGTGGCGGCGCGCTCGCGGGGCCCGGCGCCCAGGCCTCCAGGGAGCCGAAGCAAGGCGCCCTCTGCAGAGCCCGCCGCCGGGTGCGCCCCCTCCCCACCGCGCGGGGACAGACAGCCCGCAGCGCCAATGCGAGCGGAGCGGAGCCTAGCGGGCGGGCAGGGGCGGGGCGACTGCGGGAGGCGGGGGGCGGCACGGAAGCCGGGACCCACCTGCAGCAGCAGCCTGCCTGCCGCGGGGAAGGCCACCGTGCTCCGCCTGGGCGCCAATCTCCGCCGCCAGACTACATTATCGCCGAGGCGGGGACCGCGAGAGCCAGCCGAAGGCccggggaggggtggggggcggAGGGAAGGCGGGGAGCGGCCAGGGCAATGAACCCCGCTAAATGGTGAGGTCCGGTTTCAAATTATAGACAGTCCTGTTACACATGTCCTCTCCTCCCCCTCAGAATATTTAAAGACAAGGCAGACATCGCATTTTAAAAGCAGGATTCAAAACTGTGTATGGAATAGCGAGGTCATTTTTGTTTGAAGCGAAAATTACATatagaaatggaaacagaaagaaacccGACTTTCTCAGGAGTGACTTGAGTATAAGATCAtcgtaggccgggcgcggtggctcaaggctgtaatcccagcactttgggaggcggagacgggcggatcacgaggtcaggagattgagaccatcctggctaacacggtgaaaccccgtctctactaaaaaatacaaaaaaaaagtagccgggcgcggtggtgggcgcctgtagtcccagctactcgggaggctgaggcaggagaatggcgtaaacccgggaggcggagcttgcagtgagctgagatccggccactgcactccagcctgggcgacagagcgagactccgtctccaaaaaaaaaaaaaaaaaaaaaaaaaaagatcatcgtGGTTCATCGCTAAACAGGCTCTCAGACCTTTGTCTCCCAGTGGGAAGCAGGTGGAGGTGATTCGTGCAGAACTTTGGCCTGCAGGAGCAGCTGCATCTCTATGCGGACAAGGCGAGAAAGGCACAGCAACCCAGCTCCATCCATCTTATATCTTACATAGTTCCAAAAATAAGTTGAGGTAGCTTACAAGTTACCCATGATTCCCTTCAGGACATTCCCTATGAGGGCATTCCTGGGAGCTCCAGCTGTAAAATCCAGTAGGATCCATCACAatcccagcctcctcctcaggCCCTCACAGCATAGCATCCAGATGAAGAACCTGGTAAGGTGCAGTGAAGAACTACTGAAAAGCAGCCGCGTTCATCTCCTTTCTTCAAGAGGATCACGATCTTAGGGAGTGTAAATGTCAGGTGtccatttttgtatgtttttctggaaatgttttatatttgtaagGTTCCATAGTTTCCACATAGGCTTATCACGGAAAGAACTCGGGACACAAAAGCAAAGCCAAATATAAACAAACTGTCAAGATCTTAAATTTACAGATAAAAGAGGCAAGAGTTGTAAAACAGGAAAGTCCACAAGCATCTAGTTTAGTTGTAATTAAGAattcagggccgggtgcagtggctcacacctgtaatcccggcactttgggaagccaaggcaggaggatggcttgagtccaagagtttgagaccagccttggcaacatagggagacaaaaaaaatttaaaaattagctgggcatggtggtgcacctatggtcccagttactcaggagctcaggaggctgagatgggaggatcacttgggcccagaaggtcaaggctgctgtaAGCCACTACTgtaccactgcacgccagcctgggcaacaaagtgagaccctgtctcaaaagaaaaaaaaaaaaaattcagtcagcCTTCTTCACTCAGCAAACACGCCTACAGAAATGGTCTTCATATCTCTCTATGGGTTGCTAGCCCTACTTGTTGCCAGTGTTGAACTTTAAGccaaaagaaatacattataCTCATAAGCAATTGAGAACTATTCTTTATTGAGATCCAAGGTATCTCAAAACTAGCAGTCCTGGGAGTTTGCAAGAGTTTCAGGCAAAAAATAAGATGAGCTTATTTAAGTGAAGACAGGGTAGAATagctgtcttatttttatttttatttgagacagggtcttgctctgttgcccaggctggagtgcagtggtacaatccctggctcaagcaatcctcccacctcagcctcccatgcagctgggaccacaggtatgcgaCCACATGCCcaggttcttcttttttttctttgtagagatgggggtctccctatgttgcccaggctggtcttgaactcctgagctcaggtcttgaactcctgagctcaggctggtcttgaactcctgagcaattctcctgccttgatctcctgaagtgctaagattacaagtgtgagccaccacgcccggccttcacTTGCCTTTCTTTTAAACAGAATTAGTAAAAGGGAACTGAAAGGCAGTTTGAGGTAAGAGGTGAATTAATTTAGTATTTAAAGGGCAAATTCAGACAGACTTCCTTAAGGTATATTACAAACAAGTCATCCCTGACCTccaccaacacacatacacacacagagtcactCACACACTATAACATAGCGCACCATGGTTTTTCTTTAGGATATGACTAGAACTCAATGctatatctgtatgtgtgtgtgtttaatgtatCCAGTACCTCATGCATGAAAGAAACCTGTCATTCCTGAATTCAGGTAAGTGACAACGAAGGCTGTTTAAGCTATTACCCATATCATTGTCTACTACCCCATTAGTAGCTTTTCATTATATAACAGGAAATAGGCTATAAATATATTTCTCCAATCTGATGAGAAATTGGTATCCAGACTATAGCTTATCATGTTAATATCACCAGATACAGTGTGCCAATAAAACAGCTTACATATTTATCTGAACAATACTCTACTGATCTTACCATTTCTCCCATCTTGATCTCTACCTACCCACTGCCTGGGCCTATAGCTACCAAAAATGACTTACAACTCCTTGTTAATAGCTCTTACATTTCAGAGGCCTTCTGGGAGTAAGCCCTTCAACCCCGTTCCCTGGGATGCCATTGAATGAACCTGAGGCTCCAAGTCTCTGGTGGTTTCATCTGTTCCTGGGCACCATGAGGGTTGCACAGAGTCAACACAAACTCAGTAGTAATACTGTTGCAATCTGTTTAATGTGGCAGCACATGAATGTTATCTCTTTTGAATTAAGACTGTATGTACATCTTCAATGCACAGAAACAGTCTCTGAAGTGAGATCACAGAATGCACAATTTGTTTATCAGTAATATTATTAATATGGGGAAGGAAGGCATTAGCAgcccagagaagagaaagggcACGGGGAAGGCACTCTCTGGAGGGACTCTTAGCACCAAGGTGAAGGCACTAGACCTTCGCTGCCAGCACATGCTAATAGTTACCCCAAGCACGAGTGCTTCtatagttcttttttattttgacagagggtcttgctttgttgtgcaggctgga
This region includes:
- the AKAP5 gene encoding A-kinase anchor protein 5, with translation METTVSEIHVENKDEKRSAEGSPGAERQKEKASMLCFKRRKKAAKALKPKVGSEAADVARKCPQEAGASDQPEPPRGAWASLKRLVTRRKRSESSKQQKLLEAEVQPAINTEDADLSKKKAKSRLKIPCIKFPRGPKRSNHSKIIEDSDCSIKVQEEAEILDIQTQTPLNDQATKAKSTQDLSEGISRKDGDEVCESNVSNSITSGEKVISVELGLDDGHSAIQTGTLILEEIETVKEKQDVQPQQAGPLETSETDHQQTVLSDVPPLPAIPAQQIMEEASNNILKSAPNGKDYESREIVAEETKPKDTELSQESDFKENGITEEKSKLEESKRIEPIAIIITDTEISEFDVKKSKNVPKQFLISTENEQVGVFANDNGFEDRTSEQYETLLIETASSLVKNAIQLSVEQLVNEMASDDNKINNLLQ